In Roseimicrobium gellanilyticum, the following are encoded in one genomic region:
- a CDS encoding efflux RND transporter periplasmic adaptor subunit, with the protein MFPPNHHHRLLALAGCVLSLALAACSKSPEGAQKGGGGRGGGAVPVTAADVVKKDMPVILPGIGNVRAFSTVSVKPRVSGQIAELHYKEGQFVKQGDLLVTIDPKPFQVALAQAKAKQNQVGTQLNLAQKQADRYVALQKSGAVAKEQVDQVQSDLKVAQANAEAEEAAVEAAELQLSYCTIYSPMAGRVGRRVMDAGNVVKADETELVVINQLQPIEVVFSVPEQYLGVISKEMAKGPLKAGIALNENAAAQTSGELTFVDNAVKPATGTIELKAMFPNKDLTLWPGQFGEVMLTLSTQKDATVAPAVAVQIGQKGPYVFVVKADKTVEVREVVVERTVADESVIQKGLNPGESVVIDGHLRLFPGAKVELKPPVGSEAPPAEAAGKQVANTVP; encoded by the coding sequence ATGTTTCCCCCCAACCACCACCACCGCCTGCTCGCACTCGCGGGATGCGTCCTGTCCCTGGCGCTCGCCGCGTGTTCCAAATCGCCGGAAGGCGCCCAGAAGGGCGGTGGTGGCCGGGGTGGTGGTGCGGTGCCGGTGACTGCGGCGGACGTGGTGAAGAAGGACATGCCGGTGATACTGCCGGGCATCGGCAATGTGCGGGCTTTTTCCACGGTGTCGGTGAAACCGCGGGTGTCCGGCCAGATCGCGGAGCTTCATTACAAGGAAGGGCAGTTCGTGAAGCAGGGTGACTTGCTGGTGACGATCGATCCGAAGCCTTTCCAGGTCGCCCTCGCGCAGGCGAAGGCCAAGCAGAACCAGGTGGGCACGCAGCTCAATCTCGCGCAGAAACAGGCGGATCGTTATGTCGCGCTGCAGAAGTCCGGCGCGGTGGCAAAAGAGCAGGTGGACCAGGTGCAGAGTGACCTGAAGGTGGCCCAAGCGAACGCCGAGGCGGAAGAAGCGGCCGTGGAAGCTGCGGAGCTGCAGCTCTCCTATTGCACGATCTACTCGCCCATGGCTGGTCGTGTGGGCCGCCGCGTCATGGATGCGGGCAACGTGGTGAAGGCGGACGAGACAGAACTGGTGGTGATCAACCAACTCCAGCCGATTGAGGTGGTATTCTCGGTACCAGAGCAATACCTCGGCGTGATTTCAAAGGAGATGGCGAAGGGACCGCTCAAGGCTGGCATTGCGCTGAATGAGAATGCCGCAGCGCAGACCTCGGGTGAACTCACCTTTGTGGACAACGCGGTGAAGCCCGCCACGGGCACCATCGAGCTGAAGGCCATGTTTCCCAACAAGGACCTCACCCTCTGGCCAGGGCAGTTCGGCGAAGTGATGCTGACACTCTCCACACAAAAAGATGCCACGGTGGCGCCAGCGGTGGCTGTGCAGATCGGGCAGAAGGGGCCTTATGTGTTTGTGGTGAAAGCCGACAAAACGGTCGAGGTACGCGAGGTCGTGGTGGAGCGTACAGTGGCGGATGAAAGCGTGATCCAAAAGGGTCTCAATCCGGGCGAGAGTGTGGTCATTGATGGGCATCTGCGCCTCTTCCCTGGCGCGAAGGTGGAACTCAAGCCGCCGGTAGGCAGCGAAGCCCCTCCCGCAGAAGCCGCCGGCAAGCAGGTGGCGAACACCGTGCCCTGA
- a CDS encoding FAD-dependent oxidoreductase, whose product MNRRFFLALLAALLVGTGTLTAQQPARYDVLVYGGTPAGIAAACAAADEGRTVALVEPFSFVGGLVTNGLSHTDFRSMECHSGFWWDFTQRVYAHYVREYGKDSPQAKLSFQGQFGEPKVNQQLLEAMLAERKGVSVLTKHRLLNVASTRSMPSRIISTVFRKGDGEQVNLAAGMYIDASYEGDLMAKAGVEYTVGREDQAKYGESLAKGVPAGGDKQVQGYNFRWCMTIDPANKLPAPKPEGYNREDFLPVLDLYRSKKLTHVFGVAITTGLEVPDSMGAKTSKAIYKVQPPLLPNDKTDINDMSHGVVRLSMPDINDGYPDASDEERTRIVQQHLSYALGLLYFLQNDPEVPANVREDAHRWGFPKDEFVKNSHLPEQLYVREARRMVGMHVFTQNDTAFGPDDVRIPLKKDSIAIGDYSHNCHGTGREGTRFNGKHTGEFYQRAAPYQVAYGTLVPKSVSNLLVPVAASSSHVGFCALRLEPIWTQMGHAAGFAAHLALKEDAGSVQKVDVKLLQRLLHSHGAATIYVNDVPQNSPDYAAVQWLGMLGGLHGFHKPEGENKPLWQPLFGQYAKPYPLHEVELEKPIDEALLQRWISLLPESVRTKAIALALKADSKTTRGDVIRAWYKLSAE is encoded by the coding sequence ATGAACCGACGCTTCTTTCTCGCCCTGCTAGCCGCGCTCCTCGTGGGCACGGGCACTCTGACCGCGCAACAACCAGCCCGCTACGATGTGCTGGTGTATGGAGGCACACCTGCAGGCATCGCCGCCGCCTGCGCCGCCGCAGATGAGGGGCGTACCGTGGCCCTCGTGGAGCCCTTCTCCTTTGTAGGTGGCCTGGTGACGAATGGACTGAGCCATACCGACTTCCGATCCATGGAGTGCCACTCCGGCTTCTGGTGGGACTTCACCCAGCGTGTGTACGCTCACTACGTGAGAGAGTATGGCAAGGACTCACCACAGGCGAAGCTGAGTTTCCAGGGACAATTCGGCGAACCGAAGGTGAACCAGCAGCTCCTCGAAGCCATGCTGGCGGAGCGCAAAGGGGTGTCCGTGCTGACAAAGCACCGGCTGCTGAATGTGGCCAGCACTCGCAGCATGCCCTCGCGCATCATCTCGACTGTGTTTCGCAAAGGCGACGGAGAGCAAGTGAATCTCGCCGCAGGCATGTACATCGATGCCTCCTATGAAGGAGACCTCATGGCTAAGGCGGGTGTGGAATACACCGTCGGGCGTGAAGACCAGGCCAAGTATGGCGAGTCACTGGCGAAGGGTGTGCCGGCCGGCGGGGACAAGCAGGTGCAGGGCTACAACTTCCGCTGGTGCATGACCATTGACCCGGCTAACAAATTGCCCGCGCCGAAACCTGAAGGTTACAATCGCGAGGACTTCCTACCTGTGCTGGATCTCTACAGGAGCAAGAAGCTCACCCATGTCTTCGGCGTGGCCATCACCACCGGGCTGGAAGTTCCAGACAGCATGGGAGCCAAGACTTCCAAGGCCATCTACAAGGTCCAACCGCCTCTCCTGCCGAATGACAAGACGGACATCAACGATATGTCCCACGGCGTGGTGCGCCTCTCCATGCCGGATATCAACGACGGATATCCCGATGCGTCGGATGAAGAACGCACCCGGATCGTGCAGCAGCACCTTTCGTATGCTCTCGGCCTCCTCTACTTCCTGCAAAACGATCCGGAGGTGCCCGCCAACGTGCGCGAAGACGCCCATCGCTGGGGCTTTCCCAAGGACGAATTCGTGAAGAACAGCCACCTGCCAGAGCAGCTCTACGTGCGCGAAGCACGGCGCATGGTGGGCATGCATGTCTTCACGCAGAATGACACCGCCTTCGGCCCGGATGACGTTCGCATTCCCTTGAAGAAGGACAGCATCGCCATCGGCGACTATTCACACAACTGTCATGGCACCGGTCGCGAAGGCACGCGTTTCAATGGCAAGCACACCGGCGAGTTCTACCAGCGTGCAGCGCCGTATCAGGTGGCGTATGGCACGTTGGTTCCAAAATCGGTGAGCAACCTCCTCGTACCCGTCGCTGCCTCCTCCAGCCACGTGGGCTTCTGCGCGCTTCGCCTTGAGCCTATCTGGACCCAGATGGGCCATGCTGCTGGCTTCGCCGCGCATCTCGCACTGAAGGAAGATGCTGGCTCAGTGCAGAAGGTGGATGTAAAGTTGCTGCAACGCCTACTGCACTCCCATGGTGCTGCGACCATCTATGTGAATGACGTTCCGCAGAACTCCCCGGACTATGCCGCCGTCCAGTGGCTCGGCATGCTGGGTGGGTTGCATGGATTTCACAAACCTGAAGGCGAGAACAAGCCCCTCTGGCAACCGCTCTTCGGTCAGTATGCGAAGCCGTATCCGCTTCATGAGGTGGAGCTGGAGAAGCCGATTGATGAGGCATTGCTCCAGCGCTGGATTTCGCTGTTGCCGGAGAGTGTGCGAACGAAGGCGATAGCCCTTGCGCTGAAAGCAGATAGCAAGACCACTCGAGGTGATGTCATCCGTGCGTGGTACAAGCTTTCGGCGGAGTAG
- a CDS encoding NYN domain-containing protein, protein MTATDTNATMAVYLDLENIVIGIQEARYPKFDIQKVLERLLLKGHIVTKKAYCDWERYKEFKRSLHETAFEMIEVPHLRQSGKNSADIRMVVDALDLCYTKSHVDTFVIVSGDSDFSPLVSKLRENAKKVIGMGVKNSTANLFISNCDEFIYYDDLVRKEASKVRKHVKEKDAKDAAAPKETEHGPAVKKLDPEDALQKLSETIELLAEERDSDDPIWGSMIKQALKRRDPGFNERAFGFKSFNALLEEAQRRGLVTLKADEKAGNYNYAVRVKG, encoded by the coding sequence ATGACTGCCACAGACACCAACGCCACGATGGCGGTGTATCTCGATCTGGAGAACATCGTCATCGGCATCCAGGAAGCGCGGTATCCCAAGTTCGACATCCAGAAGGTGCTCGAGCGACTGCTGCTCAAGGGACACATCGTGACGAAGAAGGCGTATTGCGACTGGGAGCGGTACAAGGAATTCAAGCGCAGCTTGCACGAGACGGCGTTTGAGATGATCGAGGTGCCACACCTCCGGCAGTCGGGGAAGAACTCGGCGGACATCCGCATGGTCGTGGATGCACTGGATCTGTGTTACACAAAGAGCCACGTGGATACGTTCGTCATCGTGAGCGGTGACTCGGATTTCTCGCCGCTGGTGAGCAAGCTGCGTGAGAATGCCAAGAAGGTGATCGGCATGGGGGTGAAGAACTCCACCGCGAATCTTTTCATCTCGAACTGCGATGAGTTCATCTACTACGATGACCTGGTGCGCAAGGAAGCCTCCAAGGTGCGGAAGCATGTGAAGGAGAAGGATGCCAAGGATGCTGCAGCGCCCAAGGAAACCGAGCATGGGCCGGCAGTGAAGAAGCTGGATCCCGAGGACGCACTGCAGAAGCTGAGCGAGACGATCGAGCTTCTGGCAGAGGAGCGGGATTCAGACGATCCTATCTGGGGTTCCATGATCAAGCAGGCGTTGAAACGCCGCGACCCGGGATTCAATGAGCGGGCGTTTGGTTTCAAGTCGTTCAATGCCCTTCTGGAAGAGGCCCAGCGGAGAGGATTGGTGACACTGAAGGCGGATGAAAAGGCTGGGAACTACAACTACGCGGTGCGGGTGAAGGGGTAG
- a CDS encoding efflux RND transporter permease subunit: protein MTTPELCIRRPVMTSLVMIGILGFGLLAYFKLPVNDLPNVDFPTISVSASLPGASPETMASSVATPLEKQFSTIAGIDSMTSVSALGSTSITIQFKLDRDIDGAALDVQTAISSALRNLPPDMPNPPSFRKVNPADFPVLYLSLVSPTLPLSEVDEYAETAIAQRISMVEGVAQVEVRGAQKYAVRVQVDPLKLASRGIGFDEVRNAISQGNSNLPTGTLQGRDQNFTVQTSGQLENAKQFRPVIVAYRDGAPVRLDQVALVSDSVENDKVASWFGTERAIVLSIQRQPGTNTVQIVDAIKELLPSINAQLPAAVQVKILTDRAQTIRESVHDVQLTLLLTIGLVVMVIFLFLRNLTATVIPSIAIPLSIVGTFGVMYLLGFSINNLSLMALTLSVGFIVDDAIVVLENIVRHVENGEKVWDAALKGSREIGFTVISMTISLAAVFLPVLFMGGILGRLLNEFAVTIAVAILVSGVVSLTLTPMLCSRFLRGQHQEKKPGKIFQLSERFFDWMRDIYDHTLRFSLKHRVTMMLLTAGTVAVTAWLFLHLPKGFIPPEDIGQIMVSTEGAQDASYESMVRHQQAVAAILEKNPYIQAYSSSVGASGSSSTGNSGRIFIQLKPRKERPSAAQIVDELRPQFAKIPGIRAYASVPAAIRIGGRASKSPYQFTLASPDIEELFSVAPKIEKLMSGLPGLTDVTSDLQVTSPQIFVKVNRDKASTVGLTANQIETALYNAYGSRQISSIFTPSNQYYVIMEVDPRYRADPEALSMLYIRGGNGDLVPLGSVAEIRRTVGPLTVNHAGQLPSVTVSFATKPGVSLGDAVNSIQDAVQGQLPVTVSTSFQGEAQAFQSSLQGLGLLLVMAVLLIYLVLGILYESFIHPITILSGLPSAGVGALLTLLIFGYELNVYGFVGILMLIGIVKKNAIMMIDFALEAQRNEGKSPADAIYQACLVRFRPIMMTTFAALMGALPIAMGIGAGAESRRSLGLAVVGGLLLSQLLTLYITPVFYIYMERFQAWLKRGKKGKNEEEKEKLPGSGEAVPV from the coding sequence ATGACCACGCCGGAACTCTGCATCCGCCGACCTGTGATGACCTCGCTGGTCATGATTGGCATCCTGGGCTTTGGCCTGCTTGCCTACTTCAAGCTGCCGGTCAATGACCTGCCCAACGTCGACTTCCCCACCATCTCGGTGAGCGCGAGTCTGCCGGGCGCGAGCCCGGAAACAATGGCTTCTTCCGTGGCGACGCCGCTGGAGAAACAGTTCTCCACGATTGCCGGCATTGATTCGATGACCTCCGTCAGTGCGCTGGGCTCCACTTCGATCACCATCCAGTTCAAACTGGATCGCGATATCGATGGGGCGGCGCTGGACGTGCAGACCGCGATCTCCAGTGCTTTGCGCAATCTGCCGCCGGACATGCCGAATCCGCCCTCCTTCCGCAAGGTGAACCCGGCGGACTTCCCGGTTCTCTACCTCTCGCTGGTGTCTCCAACGCTCCCGCTTTCTGAGGTGGATGAGTATGCGGAAACGGCGATCGCCCAGCGCATCTCCATGGTGGAAGGCGTGGCCCAGGTGGAAGTGCGTGGTGCGCAAAAGTATGCCGTGCGTGTGCAGGTGGATCCGCTGAAGCTGGCCTCGCGAGGCATTGGTTTCGATGAAGTGCGCAATGCGATCTCACAAGGGAACAGCAATCTGCCCACGGGCACTCTACAGGGACGCGACCAGAACTTCACAGTGCAAACCAGCGGGCAGCTGGAGAATGCCAAGCAGTTCCGACCGGTGATTGTGGCCTATCGCGATGGTGCTCCGGTACGGCTGGATCAGGTGGCCTTGGTTTCGGACAGTGTGGAGAACGACAAGGTGGCAAGCTGGTTCGGGACGGAGCGAGCCATCGTGCTCAGCATCCAGCGCCAGCCCGGGACCAATACCGTCCAGATCGTTGACGCCATCAAGGAGCTGCTGCCTTCCATCAATGCCCAGCTTCCCGCCGCGGTGCAGGTGAAGATTCTCACCGACCGTGCGCAGACGATCCGTGAGTCCGTGCATGACGTGCAGCTCACACTTCTGCTAACCATCGGGCTGGTGGTAATGGTGATCTTCCTTTTCCTGCGGAACCTGACAGCAACGGTCATTCCCAGCATTGCCATTCCGCTCTCGATCGTGGGCACGTTCGGCGTGATGTACTTGCTCGGGTTCAGCATCAACAACCTGTCGCTCATGGCGCTGACCCTGAGCGTGGGCTTCATCGTGGACGACGCCATCGTGGTGTTGGAGAACATCGTGCGTCACGTGGAGAATGGGGAGAAGGTGTGGGACGCGGCACTGAAGGGCTCGCGAGAGATCGGCTTCACGGTCATTTCCATGACCATCTCTCTCGCGGCGGTGTTCCTGCCTGTGCTCTTCATGGGAGGCATCTTGGGGAGACTGCTCAATGAATTTGCCGTCACCATTGCCGTGGCCATCCTTGTATCCGGCGTGGTCTCGTTGACCCTCACGCCGATGTTGTGCAGCCGCTTCCTGAGAGGGCAGCACCAGGAGAAGAAGCCCGGGAAGATTTTCCAGCTTTCGGAGAGGTTCTTTGACTGGATGCGGGACATCTATGACCACACGCTGAGATTCTCCCTGAAACATCGTGTCACCATGATGCTCCTCACAGCCGGCACTGTGGCCGTGACGGCTTGGCTCTTCCTGCATCTGCCCAAGGGATTCATCCCGCCGGAAGACATCGGACAGATTATGGTGAGCACGGAGGGCGCCCAGGATGCCTCGTATGAATCCATGGTCAGGCACCAGCAGGCGGTTGCGGCCATTCTGGAGAAGAATCCGTACATCCAGGCCTACAGCTCCTCCGTGGGCGCGAGTGGGTCGAGTTCCACGGGTAACAGCGGTCGTATCTTCATCCAGCTCAAGCCGCGCAAGGAGCGTCCTTCAGCCGCGCAGATCGTAGATGAGTTGCGTCCCCAGTTCGCAAAGATTCCCGGCATCCGGGCCTATGCCTCGGTACCTGCGGCCATCCGCATTGGCGGACGCGCGAGCAAGAGCCCATATCAGTTCACGCTGGCCAGCCCGGACATCGAGGAACTCTTCTCGGTGGCACCCAAGATTGAAAAACTGATGAGTGGACTTCCGGGTCTCACGGACGTGACCAGTGACCTGCAGGTAACCAGCCCACAGATCTTCGTGAAGGTGAATCGCGACAAGGCTTCCACCGTGGGCCTCACCGCCAACCAGATCGAGACGGCGCTCTACAACGCCTACGGCTCGCGCCAGATCTCCTCCATCTTCACTCCGAGCAACCAGTACTATGTGATCATGGAGGTGGATCCCAGGTACCGGGCCGACCCTGAAGCGCTCTCCATGCTGTACATCCGCGGTGGCAATGGCGACCTGGTGCCACTGGGTTCCGTGGCGGAGATTCGCCGCACGGTGGGCCCGCTCACGGTGAATCACGCGGGTCAGCTTCCGTCCGTGACGGTCTCCTTCGCGACGAAGCCGGGCGTGTCCCTGGGGGATGCAGTGAATTCCATCCAGGATGCCGTGCAAGGACAGCTCCCTGTGACAGTGAGCACCAGTTTCCAAGGGGAGGCACAGGCGTTCCAGAGTTCTCTGCAAGGCCTAGGGCTGCTTCTCGTGATGGCGGTGCTGCTCATCTATCTCGTCCTGGGCATCCTCTACGAGAGCTTCATCCACCCGATCACGATTCTCTCCGGCCTGCCTTCCGCCGGTGTGGGCGCCCTTCTGACGCTGCTGATCTTTGGTTATGAGCTGAACGTGTATGGCTTTGTGGGCATTCTGATGCTGATCGGCATTGTGAAGAAGAACGCCATCATGATGATCGACTTCGCCCTGGAGGCGCAGCGCAACGAAGGCAAGAGCCCTGCGGATGCCATCTACCAGGCATGCCTTGTGCGTTTTCGCCCCATCATGATGACCACCTTTGCGGCGCTGATGGGCGCGCTGCCGATCGCCATGGGCATTGGTGCTGGCGCGGAGTCGCGACGCTCCCTCGGCCTTGCGGTGGTGGGTGGTCTGCTGTTGTCCCAGCTTCTCACGCTGTACATCACGCCCGTGTTCTACATTTACATGGAGCGTTTCCAGGCCTGGTTGAAGCGTGGCAAGAAGGGGAAGAACGAGGAAGAGAAGGAAAAGCTGCCGGGTAGTGGAGAAGCGGTGCCGGTGTGA
- a CDS encoding PQQ-binding-like beta-propeller repeat protein — translation MKCVTLALIILAADVCAQANVHEWPRFRGPKGDGAWNPPGLPKDLAGINPQQRWSVKIGGGYGGVTVSGGRVYVMDREKQPESERVLCLDEATGKTIWEHRYPVTYGSIDYGNGPRASVVIHDGRAYTLGTTGVAACLDAATGKVVWQVDLVQEHSAVIPTWGFAASPFLWEGAVLLHCGAEPKGSIIALESATGKLRWRGGSDKAGYCTPVVFDAPSGPMLIQWGPQNITGMSPKDGQEYWKFPYEITYGVSIAQPIYHEGILLVSGYWHGTRALKLGSGPEDVSLAWSDEKTLCGLMSQPLYKEGYVYLLTKAQGVICFKLSDGSIQWKDDHQLTPKDRNPQISLVWADEKNNIACGLNANGELFFAQFTPEKMEEITRHQIVGKTWAHPAFTKGAVYARSDTEIVAWDLWK, via the coding sequence ATGAAATGTGTCACCCTCGCTCTGATCATCCTCGCAGCGGACGTCTGTGCCCAGGCCAATGTGCATGAATGGCCGCGTTTTCGCGGACCCAAGGGGGACGGAGCATGGAATCCGCCGGGTCTGCCCAAGGACCTCGCTGGCATCAATCCCCAACAACGCTGGAGTGTGAAGATCGGCGGTGGATACGGTGGCGTGACCGTGAGCGGAGGACGCGTCTATGTGATGGACCGCGAGAAGCAACCCGAGTCTGAGCGGGTGCTGTGCCTGGACGAAGCGACCGGGAAGACGATCTGGGAGCATCGCTATCCTGTGACGTACGGCTCCATCGACTACGGCAATGGTCCGCGCGCGAGTGTGGTCATTCACGACGGCAGGGCCTACACCCTAGGCACCACAGGAGTGGCTGCATGTCTGGATGCCGCCACGGGCAAGGTGGTCTGGCAGGTAGATCTGGTGCAGGAGCACAGCGCGGTGATTCCCACCTGGGGGTTCGCGGCTTCTCCCTTCCTGTGGGAGGGTGCGGTGCTTTTGCACTGTGGCGCGGAACCAAAGGGAAGCATCATCGCCCTGGAGTCGGCTACGGGAAAGTTGCGCTGGCGTGGCGGTAGTGACAAGGCGGGCTACTGCACGCCGGTGGTGTTTGATGCGCCGTCAGGACCCATGCTCATCCAGTGGGGGCCACAAAACATCACCGGAATGTCGCCGAAGGATGGCCAGGAGTACTGGAAGTTCCCCTATGAAATCACCTATGGTGTCTCCATTGCGCAGCCCATCTATCATGAGGGCATCCTGCTTGTCTCCGGCTACTGGCATGGAACGCGCGCGCTCAAGCTGGGAAGCGGACCTGAGGATGTGAGTCTGGCGTGGAGTGATGAGAAGACACTCTGCGGTCTCATGAGCCAGCCACTGTACAAGGAGGGCTATGTTTACCTGCTGACGAAGGCGCAGGGGGTGATCTGCTTCAAGCTCAGTGACGGCTCCATTCAATGGAAGGACGATCACCAACTCACACCGAAGGATCGCAATCCGCAGATCAGCCTCGTGTGGGCGGATGAGAAGAACAACATTGCCTGCGGCCTGAATGCGAATGGTGAGCTGTTCTTTGCGCAGTTCACGCCGGAGAAGATGGAGGAGATCACGCGTCACCAGATTGTCGGGAAGACCTGGGCCCATCCCGCCTTTACGAAGGGTGCAGTATATGCCCGGAGCGACACGGAGATCGTGGCGTGGGATCTCTGGAAATGA
- a CDS encoding MDR family MFS transporter produces MPPSFRESIRILPAPFWVLMGATFVTRFGVFVVPFLTWVMTKRGFSPLEAGWTVAAYSAGSFCASLVGGWVADRFGRNVTMAAAGLLGAVCMLLLSQAEQLHWLVLLTLLAGFVGEAGGPASVALVQDIVPPEHRLAAYAVQRFVVNLAWAFGPAVAGFVVERSIFWLFAGDAISSGIFGVVALFFLPRGKRSCRHTSGWSHALASIRVNRPFLVLFISCVAVAFMFRQTNTTFTLHFEKSGNPASVLGWVLAINGVMICLMEMPLASYTRWMPVRNAIAVGYVGMALSFIVFLFGNSVTAFTVCMVIFTAGEMMAFSRQQAYAASLSPEDMRGRYSGFLGLAWSIGNITASVGAMALYQWSPNAVWVVTATVGVLAALVLVRASVARNAGTATTSVDKAPKSPVQAEEAVPR; encoded by the coding sequence ATGCCTCCCTCCTTCAGAGAAAGTATACGCATCCTGCCTGCGCCCTTCTGGGTGCTGATGGGCGCAACCTTTGTGACGAGGTTCGGGGTATTCGTGGTCCCTTTCTTGACATGGGTGATGACCAAGCGTGGTTTCTCGCCGCTGGAGGCTGGGTGGACGGTGGCGGCCTACTCGGCTGGCAGCTTTTGTGCGTCCCTTGTCGGAGGTTGGGTGGCGGATCGGTTCGGCAGAAATGTGACCATGGCAGCGGCTGGCCTCCTGGGAGCGGTGTGCATGCTCCTGCTTTCGCAGGCGGAGCAGTTGCACTGGCTGGTGCTGTTGACGCTGCTGGCGGGATTTGTGGGTGAAGCCGGCGGACCAGCCAGCGTGGCCCTGGTGCAGGACATCGTGCCCCCGGAACACCGCCTGGCGGCATACGCAGTACAGCGCTTTGTGGTGAACTTGGCATGGGCCTTCGGTCCGGCTGTGGCGGGATTTGTCGTGGAGAGGTCGATTTTCTGGCTGTTCGCTGGGGATGCGATTTCGAGTGGGATCTTCGGGGTGGTGGCCTTGTTCTTCCTGCCCCGGGGGAAGCGCTCATGCCGCCACACCAGCGGATGGAGTCACGCACTGGCCTCCATTCGGGTGAATCGTCCTTTCCTCGTGCTCTTCATCTCGTGCGTGGCGGTGGCATTCATGTTCCGGCAGACGAACACGACATTCACACTGCACTTCGAGAAGAGCGGGAATCCGGCTTCGGTGCTCGGCTGGGTGCTCGCGATCAATGGTGTGATGATCTGCCTGATGGAAATGCCGCTGGCCTCGTACACACGGTGGATGCCCGTGCGGAATGCCATAGCTGTGGGTTATGTGGGGATGGCCCTGAGCTTCATTGTGTTTCTCTTCGGCAACAGCGTCACGGCCTTCACGGTGTGCATGGTGATCTTCACGGCCGGTGAGATGATGGCCTTCTCGCGGCAGCAGGCGTATGCAGCCAGCCTCTCACCTGAAGACATGCGGGGTCGGTACAGCGGCTTCCTGGGGCTGGCATGGAGCATCGGAAATATCACTGCTTCGGTGGGGGCGATGGCGCTCTACCAGTGGAGTCCAAATGCCGTGTGGGTGGTGACGGCCACGGTGGGTGTGCTCGCGGCCCTGGTGCTGGTGCGGGCCTCTGTCGCTCGCAACGCGGGCACGGCGACGACCAGCGTGGACAAAGCGCCGAAGTCCCCTGTGCAAGCGGAGGAGGCCGTGCCACGTTGA